Below is a genomic region from Sulfitobacter sp. OXR-159.
GGTCGAGATGCTGGACGCAATGAAGAACAAGACCATCGACCGCGATGGGGTGTTTGAAAAGTTCGGCGTCTACCCTGACCGCGTCGTGGACGTGCAGGCCCTGGCGGGCGATTCGGTCGATAACGTACCCGGCGCGCCCGGCATCGGCATCAAGACGGCGGCCCTGCTGATCAATGAGTTTGGCGATCTCGATGCGCTTTTGGAGCGCGCCGAAGAGATCAAACAGCCCAAACGCCGCCAGACCCTGATCGACCATGCCGAGCAAATTCGCCTGAGCCGCAGCCTTGTGTTGCTGGATGAGAATACGCCGATCGACTTCACCATCGACGATCTCGAGGTGCGCAACCCCGATGCCGACACCCTGCTCGGCTTCCTGTCTGAGATGGAGTTCCGCACCCTGTCGAAGCGCGTGGCCGAGGTGCTGGGCCGCGAAGCCCCCGCCATCCCCGACGCGCCAGCGCCTGCCATGGCCGACGCACCGCAGGTCGCGGATGTGCCCTTCGACCACAGCAAGTATGAGCAGGTCAGCGACGCCGAAGCGCTGCGCGTTTGGCTCGACCGGATTTATGAGGTCGGCTATGTCGCGGTCGACACCGAAACCACCGGCCTGAACGAGATGACCGCCGAACTGGTCGGTGTGTCGCTGGCGGTTGAAGCCGGGCAGGCCTGCTATATCCCACTGACCCACAAGGCCAGCCGCAGCGATGATCTGTTCGGCTCCGATGACCTCGCACCCGGCCAGATGCCGATTGAGGAAGCGCTGCAACTGCTGACCCCGATGCTGGAGGATCCTGCGATCCTGAAAATCGGGCAGAATATGAAATACGACGGCAAAATCTTTGCCCAACTCGGCATCACCGTAGCACCCATCGACGACACGATGCTGATGTCCTACGCGATGCACGCAGGCCTGCACGGGCATGGGATGGACACGCTCTCGGAACGTTACCTCGGCCACACGCCCCTGCCGATCAAACCGCTACTCGGCAGCGGCAAATCTGCCGTGACCTTTGACAAGGTGCCAATGGAAGACGCGGTGCCCTATGCCGCCGAAGACGCCGATGTCACCCTGCGCCTGTGGAAACTCTTCAAGCCGCAGCTGCACCGCGCCGAAGTGACCAAAGTCTACGAAACGCTTGAGCGCCCGCTGGTGCCCGTGTTGGCCCAGATGGAGCGTTCGGGGATACTCGTCGACCGCGACACGCTCAGCCGGATGTCCAATGCTTTCGCCCAAAAAATGGCGGGGCTAGAGGCTGATATTCACGAGCTGGCCGGAGAGACGTTCAACGTCGGCTCCCCCGCGCAGCTGGGTGAAATCCTGTTTGGCAAGATGGGCCTTGAGGGCGGCAAAAAGGGCAAGACCGGCAAATACTCCACCGGTGCGGATGTGCTGGAGGATCTGGCCACCGAACATGACCTCGCCCGTCGGGTGCTGGACTGGCGGCAGCTGTCCAAGCTGAAGTCGACCTATACCGACGCGCTGCAAGACCATGTAAACGCCGAGACGGGCCGCGTGCACACCTGCTATTCCATCGCCGGGGCGGCGACGGGGCGGCTCGCCTCGACCGATCCGAACCTGCAAAACATCCCGATCCGCTCCGAGGAAGGCCGCCGCATTCGCGAGGCTTTCGTCGCGCCCGAGGGCAAGGTGTTGGTGGCGCTCGATTACAGCCAGATTGAGCTGCGCATCCTCGCGCATATCGCCCAGATCGACGCACTGAAGGAGGCCTTCGAGCGCGGCGATGACATCCACGCCATGACCGCGTCCGAAATGTTTGATGTGCCGATGGACCAGATGACCCCGGAAATTCGCCGCAACGCCAAGGCGATCAACTTCGGTGTGATCTACGGCATCTCCGGCTTTGGCCTCGCGCGCAACCTGCGCATTCCACGGGCCGAGGCGCAGGGCTTTATCGACCGCTATTTCGAACGCTTCCCCGGCATCCGCACCTATATGGACGACACCAAGGCCTTCGCCAAAGAGCACGGGTTTGTGCAGACGCTGTTCGGCCGCAAGATCAACACGCCCAACATCGGCGCCAAGGGGCCGCAGGCAGGTTTTGCCGCCCGCGCCGCGATCAACGCGCCGATTCAAGGCACCGCTGCTGATGTGATCCGCCGCGCCATGGTGCGGATGCCCGAGGCCATCGCCGATCTGCCCGCGACGATGCTGTTGCAGGTGCACGATGAACTGCTGTTCGAAGTGGAAAAAGGGGCCGAAGACGCGCTGATCGCCGCCGCGCGCGAGGTGATGGAGAACGCCAATGATCCGGTGGTGAAGCTTGATGTAAAGCTGATCGTCGATGCCGGCGTCGGTGCCAACTGGGCGGAGGCGCATTGATGGAGCATATAGACCTCCCCGAAGACCTCGCTCAAGCGCTGGAAGAGACCGGCGCACGGGCCGGCTGGGACGGATACAGCGATGAGTTGCGCACCGATGCGCTGGCATGGATCGACGCGGCGCGGACCACGACGGCACGGTCGAAGCGGGTGGATGATGTGGCGCGCTTTGCCGGTAAGGGACTGCCGCCGACACCGTTTCAGTAGGGTGAAATGAAGCACCGGCCCGGAATCAAGCCGCAGGCGCCGGGCCATCGCCTGCCCGCCCCCCGGGTAGGCGATTTGGTGAGGCTGGGCATACCCTTTCGAGCACACATCACGGATGAGCCATAAAGTGGCAGAAACCTCTGCCCGGTCGCCGACCCGCGGTCAGGCCATGGCCCTTTGTACATCTTGCCCATGTCACCTAAATACTCCCCATGACCTCAATCCTCTACTCCTTCCGCCGTTGCCCCTACGCCATGCGCGCGCGGCTTGCCATCGCCGCCGCGCAAACGCCCGTCCACCTGCGCGAAGTCGTCCTGCGGGACAAACCGCAAGCATTCCTCTCGGCATCCCCCACCGCCACCGTCCCTTGCCTCGTCACCGAAACCGGCCCCATCGACGAAAGCCTCGACATCATGAAATGGGCGCTGGCCCAGAACGATCCCGAAGGCTGGCTCGACATGCCGCCCGAGGGGCACGATTGGATCACCCGCGCCGATGGCCCGTTCAAAGACGCGCTCGACCGCACCAAATACGCCACCCGCTATCCCGATGTGAACCCCCAAGAACAACGCGCCAAGGCTGCCGCCTTTCTCCAAGACCTCGACGCGCAACTGGGTGACTGGATCTTCGACCGCCCGACGCTGGCCGATTACGCGATCCTGCCCTTCGTGCGGCAATTCGCCTTTATCGACCGCGCTTGGTTCGACGCGCAGGACTGGCGCGCCCTGCGCGGCTGGCTCGACCGGTTCCTCACCGCGCCCCGGTTCGAAAGCGTGATGAGCAAATACCCCCAGTGGCAGCCCGACGATGCGCCGGTGTCATTCCCCTAAGGCGGCCACCCATCCGAGCGTCTGCTCCGTCGCCACATCCGGCATATACTCCCCACTGACAAAACCGTCATAGCCCACCCGCAGTGCGGCAAAGAGCCCGTCGAAATCGACATCACCGCTGCACGGCGCCCCACGCCCCGGCGCGTCACCAAGCTGCACATGGCGGATTAGGGGGCGATATTCCTCGAATACCGCCACGGCATCGCCATGGATCATCTGCGCGTGAAAACTGTCGAACTGCAGCCCCACATTCGGCGCATTCACTGCCGCGAGAAGATCCGCCGCCTGAGCGTAATCGTTCAAGAAATACCCCGGTCTGGCCTCAGGGCAGAGCGGCTCGATCATCAAAGTGACCTCCGGCGGCGCCTCGGCGGCGGCATGACGGAGGTTCGCCACGAATGCCTCTGCCGCCGCTGGCCCTTCGGCCTCCCCGGCCATGACATGAACCATCTTGGGCCGCAGCGCGTCGACATAGCGCCAGACCCGGCGCATATCATGGGCAAAGCGTGCCTCCCCGCCCGGAATGGCCGCGAAACCGGGCTGGCCGCCGGTATAATTCGGCGGTGGGGCATTGATCAGGGCTAGGTTTAACCCGTTGCGCAGCAGGGCGCGCTGCGTCTCTTTCGCGGGCATGTCATAGGGAAACAACACCTCGACCGCGCCGAACCCCGCCTCTGCCGCCGCGTCGAACCGGTCCAGATAGGGCAGTTCGGACCAAAGCAGCGATAGGTTGGCGGCGGGGGTGATCGGCATTCGGGTCTTTCGGTGAATTTACGGCAGGTCTTCCGACGGGATGATGCCAAAGAATTCCCCACCCGACCAGACACCAAACCAGCCATCGCGGTGTTGGCCAAGATCGACCAAACGGTAAAAACTCTTGCGGTCAATCAGCGCCTCAAGGTTTCGACGTACCAGCACATAGGGCGACGGCTCACCCGTTTCCTCATCGCGCACGACGCGGATCGGATGCTCCGGCCCCGCCTCGGCCACATCGCCTAGGTTGGTGAGAAACCGCAACTGCTGCGCCTCGCCCGCGCCTTCGGCCTCGAAATCCACGGCGACAAAGGGCGCATCTTCGACCGTGATGCCCACCTTCTCGACCGGCGATTTGAGGAAATAGTCATCCCCCTCGCGCCAGAGAATCGAAGCGAACAATTTGACCAATTCAATCCGCCCGATCGGCGTGCCTTGGTAAAGCCACGTCCCGTCGCGTTTGATTTGCATGTCCAGATCGCCGCAGAATTCCGGGTTCCACTTCTCAAGCGGCGGGGTTCCGCGCGTTTTTGCGGCCTTGGCAGCTTCGATCAGGCTGTCTGCGGTGGGTGTCACGGTATTTTGTCCGCTCATTGGTTTTGCCATTCCCTTTGGTCGCGATACACTTACACCTGAAAGATATAACTCCGGGGAAAGAAATGTCATGGCCGAAGCGGATGATCTGATCGCGCAAATCGAAGCGCTGACCGAAAAACTGGGCGAGGCCAAGCAGTCGATCACCGGGCGGTTCGTCGGGCAAGAACAGGTTGTGGACCTCGCGCTGACTGCTCTGCTCTGCGGTGGCCACGGGCTGCTGATCGGCCTGCCGGGCTTGGGCAAGACACGTCTGGTCGAGACCTTGAGCACCGTCATGGGCCTGCACGGCAACCGCGTGCAATTCACCCCCGATCTGATGCCCGCCGATATTCTGGGCTCCGAAGTGCTTGATACCGCGCCCGACGGCAGCCGGGCCTTTCGCTTTATCGAAGGGCCGATCTTTTGCCAGCTTCTGATGGCGGATGAGATCAACCGCGCCAGCCCGCGCACGCAGTCGGCGCTTTTGCAGGCGATGCAGGAAAAAACCGTCACGGTGGCTGGCCAAGACCGCGCATTGGGCCAGCCCTTCCACGTGCTCGCCACGCAAAACCCGATCGAGCAAGAAGGCACCTACCCGCTGCCCGAAGCACAGCTTGACCGTTTCCTCGTGCAGATCGACGTGGCCTACCCCGACCGCGCGACCGAGCGGGACATCCTGATCGCCACCACCGGCGTCGAAGATGGCGCGGTGCAGCCTGTTTTCTCTACCGAAGACCTGCTGGCCGCGCAAAACCTGCTGCGCCGGATGCCCGTGGGCGACAGCGTGGTGGAGCTGATCCTTGACCTTGTCCGCGCCTTCCGCCCCGATGAACCCGAAGCCACCCAGCCCGTGCGCGAGAGTGTTGCTTGGGGCCCCGGCCCCCGTGCCGCGCAGGCGCTGATGCTGACGGTCCGCGCCCGTGCGCTGCTGGAGGGGCGGCTTGCCCCCTCTGCCGAAGACGTGCTGGCCATGGCCCGCCCGGTGCTGAGCCACCGGATGGCGCTGAACTTTGCCGCCCGCGCACGCGGCGAAAGCCTGCAAGGGCTGATCGACGCCACCGCCGGTCAATTGATCGGGAAAAAGGCCGCCGCGTGACCCATTCCCCCCTAACCCTCAGGGCCGACGCCGAGGGCGAGGCGGCCCGGTTGCCAGCGCTGCTAGCGCGGGCCGAGCATCTGGCCGGTGCCGTGTTGCCCGGTGCCCATGGCCGCCGCCGCGCGGGAACGGGGGATGATTTCTGGCAATACCGCCCGGCGCAAATGGGCGACAGCCGACGGATGGTCGACCACCGCCGCTCGGCACGCGGCGATCAAGAGTTCGTGCGAGAGCGGGAATGGCAGATTGCCCAGTCGGTCATGCTTTGGGTCGATCAGGGCGCGTCGATGCGCTTTGCCTCTGACAAAGGGCTGCCCGATAAAGCTGATCGCGCGCGGCTGTTGGGCCTCGCGCTGTCGATCCTGCTGCTGCGCGGCGGCGAGCGTGTGGGCCTGACCGGCACCGCCCTGCCGCCCCGGCGCGGCAATCCGCAGGTGCTGCGACTGGCCGAATTGCTCTGCCAAAAAGACACCCGCGAATATGCCCCGCCCGAACACCGCGGCATGATCCCCCATGCTCGGGCGATCTTTATTTCGGATTTCATGGGCGATCTTGAACCGGTCCAGACAGCGCTGACCAAAGCCGCTGACCGCGGCGTGCGCGGCGTACTGTACCACCTGCTCGACCCGGCTGAGGAAGCCTTCCCTTTTGCGGGCCGTACCATCTTCGAAAGCGTCGGCGGCACGCTGCGCCATGAGACACTGAAGGCGAATGACCTGCGCGGCCGCTATCTCGATCGGCTCGCGGCGCGCAAAGATGAATTGCAACAACTCTGCGCCCGCACCGGCTGGCGCTATGGGCTGCACCACACGAATGCCTCGGCGCAATCGGCGCTGCTGTGGCTCTATGGCGCGTTGGACGCGCGGCAAGGAAGTGCTGCATGAGCGTTTTCGGCGGCATTGGTTTCACCGCGCCTTGGCTGCTGCTGGCCCTGCTGGCGCTGCCGATCCTGTGGCTGATCCTGCGTGCCGTGCCCCCGGCTCCGATCCGCCGCCGTTTTCCCGGTGTGGCGCTGCTCTTGGGTCTGGCGGATGACGAAAGCACGACGGACCGCACGCCGTGGTGGCTGCTGCTACTGCGGATGCTGGCCGTGGCTGCGATCATTGTTGGCCTCGCCGGGCCGGTCTTGAACCCGCAGGCCGAGGCGGAACAGGGCAGCGGCCCCTTGTTGATGGTGCTCGATGGCTCTTGGGCCGGGGCCAGCGGCTGGGATCGTCAGTTAGCTGCTGTAGACGCGCAGCTAACCCGCACCGGCCGGGCCGAGCGGACCGTGGGCATCCTGACTCTGACCGACCCGCAGGTACCGACCTTCCAATCCGCCGACGCATGGCGCAGCCGCCTTGCCGGGCTCACGCCCGCGCCGTGGCAACCCGCCCCGGCAAACATCACCCGCGCAACCGAAATCATGGCAGACCTGCCCGCTTTTGACACGATGTGGTTCAGCGATGACTTGGACTATCCGGGCCGCGATGATCTGCGCGCCGCGCTGCAATCCAAAGGCGCGGTTGAGGTGCATCAGTCCGCAAGCAACGTCATCGGCATCGCCCCCGCTGTCTACCAAGATGGCGCAATCGACCTGACCCTGCGCCGCGCCATTCCCGGCCCGGAGCGCGAGGCCGTGGTGCAGGCCCATGGTCGCGACCCCGCAGGCAATGCCCGCGTGCTGGCCACCGCCAATGCCAGTTTCGAGGCGGGGGCGACAGAGGCCACCACCTCCCTGTCGCTGCCCGCCGAACTGCGCGCGCGACTGACCTCCTTCGACATCGCAGGACAACGCTCTGCCGGGGCGCGTACCTTGGTCGATGACGGGTTGCGCCGCCGTGAGGTCGCGCTGATCGGCGGGCGCGGGGCGCAGGAGGGGCTGCAACTGCTCTCGCCGCTGCACTATATCGAACAGGCGTTGGCCCCGAGTGCTGACCTGATCGACGGCACCCTGTCCGACGTGCTGCCCGCCAACCCCGATGTGATCGTGCTGGCCGATGTCGCCACGCTTAGCCCCGCCGAGGCAGAGCCGCTGCAAGAGTGGATCGACGCGGGCGGCGTGCTGATCCGCTTCGCCGGGCCACGCATTGCCGCCAGTGATGTCAGCCGCATCGACGAAGACCCGCTGATGCCCGTGCGCCTGCGCGCCGGGGGGCGCAGCGTGGGCGGGGCAATGTCTTGGGGCGAGCCGAAGGCGCTGGCCCCTTTCCGCAACGGATCGCCCTTCTTTGGCCTGCCGGTGCCGGAGGACGTGACCGTTTCCGCTCAGGTCGTGGCGCAACCGGACCCGACACTGGCCGACCGGGTGATTGCGTCGCTGAGTGACGGCACGCCGCTGGTCACGCGCAAGGCTGTGGGTCAGGGGCAGATCGTGCTTTTCCACGTTACCGCCACGGCGGAATGGTCGACCCTGCCGCTGTCGGGTCTTTTTGTGCAAATGATGGAGCGGCTGGCCGTATCGTCGGGGGCCAGCACGCCCGAGGCCGGCAGCCTTGAGGGCACCACATGGACCCCACTGCGGGTGATGGACGGTTTCGGCACCCTGTCGGACGCGGGCAACCTGCCCGGGGTCGCGGGGCCTGACTTGATTTCGGCCCCCGCTGGCCCTGCGCTACCCCCCGGCATCTACGGCTCAGAAGACCGACGGCTGGCGCGCAATGTGCTGACTGCTGAGACCACGCTCACCCCCGCCACATGGCCCTCGGATGTGCCGCTGCGTGGTCTTGCGCTGCCGCCGGAACAGCCGCTGGCCGGAGCACTTCTGAGCCTCGCGATCCTGTTGCTGGTTGCCGATGTGCTGGCCTCTCTCGCCCTTTCGGGGCTGCTGCTGCGCCGCTCGGCTGGTACTCTGGCGCTGATCTTGGGGCTGGGCTTGCCACAAATGGGGGACGCGCAAGAGACTGACCCCGAAAGCTTTGCCGTGCGCTCCGCCTCCGAGGTCACGCTGGCCCATGTGCTGACCGGCAATAGCGACGTTGACGAGGTCGCCCGCGCCGGGCTGACCGGCCTGTCGGACACGCTTTATTTTCGCACCACGGTAGAGCCTGCCCTGCCCACAGGTGTCGATTTGGAGCAGGACGAACTCGCCTTTTTCCCGATCCTCTATTGGCCCGTCACCCCCGATCAACCACAGCCTTCAACCGAGGCTTATGGCAAGCTGAACGACTATCTCCGCTCGGGCGGGTTGATCCTGTTTGATACACGCGACGCGGATATCGCAAGCTATGGCGCCGCCAGCCCGAACGGGCGCAAGCTGCAGGAATTGGCCGCCCCGCTCGACATCCCACCACTTGAGCCGCTGCCCAGCGACCATGTGCTGACCCGCACCTTCTATCTGCTGCAGGACTACCCGGGCCGCTACACCAGCCGCGATGTCTGGGTTGAGGCCGCGCCGCCCGACGCCGAACGGATCGAGGGGATGCCTTTCCGCAACCTCAATGACGGTGTCACCCCGGTGGTGATCGGCGGCAACGATTGGGCCGCCGCTTGGGCCGTGCGCCGCGATGGCGCGCCCTTGCTGCCCATCGGGCGCGGCTATGCCGGAGAACGGCAGCGCGAATTGGCCTACCGCTTTGGTGTGAACCTTGTGATGCATGTGCTGACGGGCAACTACAAATCTGATCAGGTCCATGTGCCTGCGCTGCTGGATAGGTTGGGCCAATGACCGGAACCGTGCTTTTCGACCCGCTGATCCCGCTGCCGCTGTTGATTGGGCTGGCGGTGCTTGCCGCGATTGGCGTTCTGCTGGCGGTGTGGCGTGGCCTGTCGGGCTGGGCACTGCGGGGGCTGGCCGCCGTGGTGGTGCTCGGCGCATTGGCTGGCCCATCCTATCAAACCGAGGACCGTGCCCCGCTGAGTGACATCGTGCTGCTGTTGGAAGACGAAAGCGCCAGCCAGCGGCTGGCGGACCGCGCCGACCAGTCCGATACCGCCGCCGAGGCGATGGCCGACCGGATCACCGCGCGCCCGAATACGGAACTGCGCCGCATCACCGTGCCCGACGGGGCCGAGGACGCGGGCACACGGTTGATGACCACGCTGGCCGACGCGCTGGCCGAAGAGCCGCGCGCGCGGATTGCGGGCATTCTGGCGGTTAGCGATGGCCGGGTGCATGACGCGGACCTGCCGCTTGACCTGCCCGCGCCGCTGCACCTGCTGCAAACCGGTCGGGCCGCAGATTGGGACCGCCGCCTGACCGTGCGCAATGCCCCTGCTTTTGCCATCATCGGGGAGCCGGTGACCCTGACCCTGCGCATCGACGATCTGGGCGCCGCGCCCGAGGACGGGGGGCTGACCCGGCTTGATATCTCTGTCGATGGTGAAGACCCGCAAAGCTTTGACGTTCCCATTGGCCAAGACCTCGAACTGCCCGTCGCCCTGCCCCACGGGGGGCGCAATGTGATCCGTTTCTCCCTGCCCGAAGCGCCGGGGGAATTGACCGACCGCAACAATGCCGCGCTGATCCAGATGAACGGGGTGCGCGACCGGCTGAGCGTGCTGCTCGTCTCGGGCGAGCCGCATCCCGGGGGGCGCACGTGGCGCAACCTGCTGAAGTCCGACAGCGCGGTCGATCTGGTGCATTTCACGATTCTGCGCCCGCCCGACAAGCAGGACGGCGTGCCGGTGAACGAGTTGTCGCTGATCGCCTTTCCGACGCGCGAATTGTTCATGGACAAGATTGACGACTTTGACCTGATCATCTTTGACCGCTACCAGCGGCGTGGCATCCTACCTGCGCTCTACCTCGATAATGTGGCGCAATATGTGCGCAAGGGCGGCGCGGTGCTGGTCGCGGCGGGGCCGGATTTCGCCAGTGCCGACAGCCTCTACCGGTCGCCGCTTGGCACGGTGCTGCCTGCCACCCCCACCGCGCGGGTTTTGGAGGAAGCCTTCCCCCCCGTCGTGACCGACATCGGTCAGCGCCATCCCGTGACAGCCGAACTGCCGGGCAAAGGCGACTGGGGCCGTTGGCTGCGCCAGATCGACGTGACGGCTGAGCGTGGCGATGTGGTCATGAGCGGTGCAGACGACCGCCCACTGCTGGTGCTTGACCGCGTCGACGAGGGCCGCGTGGCGCTGCTGGCCTCAGATCATGCGTGGCTGTGGAACCGGGGCTATGAGGGCGGCGGCCCGCAGTTGGAACTGCTGCGCCGTTTGGCGCATTGGATGATGAAAGAACCCGAGCTTGAGGAGGAGGCGCTGACCGCCACCGCCCAAGGCCGCACCATGCGCATCACCCGGCGCACCTTGGATGAAACCGTGCCCCCCGTCACCATCACCGCCCCTGATGGCAGCACCACCGAAATGCCCCTCGCCCCCGCTGGTCCGGGCCGTTTTGAGGCTGAATTCACGGGCGAAGAGATGGGCCTCTACCGATTGGAAAACGGGGAGGAGGTGACTGTCATCGGCCTAGGCCCTGCTGCCCCGCGCGAGTTTATTGAGACGATTGCCAGTGACGCAGCACTGCGCCCAGCCATCGACACCCTGCGCGGTGGCGTGGCACGGGTGGAAGACGGGCTGCCGCGCCTGCGCGACGTGCGCCTTGGCCGTCCGGCTGCCGGACGCGGTTGGCTGGGACTGACCCCACGTGGTGCTTATGAGACCCGCGATGTGCGGCAAACACCGCTGCTGCCGGGCTGGCTGGTGCTGTTGCTTTCGGCCCTGTTCATCACCGCCGCTTGGCTGCGCGAAGGCCGCCGTTAAAGCGCGCGAAGCAGCAGCCCGCCCGCAAGCGTGACGACGATAAGCCCTGCCGTCAGCTCGGCCACCGCCGCGGCCTGTGCCAAGCGCGGCGATCCGGCGAGCCCTCCAAGCACTCCCGCCCGCAACCCCGTGGCGGCAAGCCCGGTGGCGATGTTGATCAACCCGGTGCCAAGGGCCATGGCAAAAGCGCCCAAAACACCGACACCGCCGATGCCCATATGCCAAGTGATCACCAGCACGAACAGCGCCCCGGTGCAGGGACGGATGGCGATCCCAGCAATCAAAAGCAGCGCATCGCGCAGGCTGCCCGCCTGCTGGACCTGTGC
It encodes:
- a CDS encoding DUF58 domain-containing protein, which codes for MTHSPLTLRADAEGEAARLPALLARAEHLAGAVLPGAHGRRRAGTGDDFWQYRPAQMGDSRRMVDHRRSARGDQEFVREREWQIAQSVMLWVDQGASMRFASDKGLPDKADRARLLGLALSILLLRGGERVGLTGTALPPRRGNPQVLRLAELLCQKDTREYAPPEHRGMIPHARAIFISDFMGDLEPVQTALTKAADRGVRGVLYHLLDPAEEAFPFAGRTIFESVGGTLRHETLKANDLRGRYLDRLAARKDELQQLCARTGWRYGLHHTNASAQSALLWLYGALDARQGSAA
- a CDS encoding DUF1285 domain-containing protein, translating into MSGQNTVTPTADSLIEAAKAAKTRGTPPLEKWNPEFCGDLDMQIKRDGTWLYQGTPIGRIELVKLFASILWREGDDYFLKSPVEKVGITVEDAPFVAVDFEAEGAGEAQQLRFLTNLGDVAEAGPEHPIRVVRDEETGEPSPYVLVRRNLEALIDRKSFYRLVDLGQHRDGWFGVWSGGEFFGIIPSEDLP
- a CDS encoding MoxR family ATPase, which codes for MAEADDLIAQIEALTEKLGEAKQSITGRFVGQEQVVDLALTALLCGGHGLLIGLPGLGKTRLVETLSTVMGLHGNRVQFTPDLMPADILGSEVLDTAPDGSRAFRFIEGPIFCQLLMADEINRASPRTQSALLQAMQEKTVTVAGQDRALGQPFHVLATQNPIEQEGTYPLPEAQLDRFLVQIDVAYPDRATERDILIATTGVEDGAVQPVFSTEDLLAAQNLLRRMPVGDSVVELILDLVRAFRPDEPEATQPVRESVAWGPGPRAAQALMLTVRARALLEGRLAPSAEDVLAMARPVLSHRMALNFAARARGESLQGLIDATAGQLIGKKAAA
- a CDS encoding hydroxypyruvate isomerase family protein; its protein translation is MPITPAANLSLLWSELPYLDRFDAAAEAGFGAVEVLFPYDMPAKETQRALLRNGLNLALINAPPPNYTGGQPGFAAIPGGEARFAHDMRRVWRYVDALRPKMVHVMAGEAEGPAAAEAFVANLRHAAAEAPPEVTLMIEPLCPEARPGYFLNDYAQAADLLAAVNAPNVGLQFDSFHAQMIHGDAVAVFEEYRPLIRHVQLGDAPGRGAPCSGDVDFDGLFAALRVGYDGFVSGEYMPDVATEQTLGWVAALGE
- a CDS encoding glutathione S-transferase, with amino-acid sequence MTSILYSFRRCPYAMRARLAIAAAQTPVHLREVVLRDKPQAFLSASPTATVPCLVTETGPIDESLDIMKWALAQNDPEGWLDMPPEGHDWITRADGPFKDALDRTKYATRYPDVNPQEQRAKAAAFLQDLDAQLGDWIFDRPTLADYAILPFVRQFAFIDRAWFDAQDWRALRGWLDRFLTAPRFESVMSKYPQWQPDDAPVSFP
- the polA gene encoding DNA polymerase I translates to MTFGKGHHLHLIDGSAFIFRAYHALPPLTRKSDGMPIGAVAGFCNMLHRYVEGNTGPNAPTHVAVIFDKGSHTFRNDMYDQYKANREAMPEDLRPQIPLTRTATEAFNVACKELEGYEADDIIATLAVQARAAGGRCTIISSDKDLMQLVGDGVEMLDAMKNKTIDRDGVFEKFGVYPDRVVDVQALAGDSVDNVPGAPGIGIKTAALLINEFGDLDALLERAEEIKQPKRRQTLIDHAEQIRLSRSLVLLDENTPIDFTIDDLEVRNPDADTLLGFLSEMEFRTLSKRVAEVLGREAPAIPDAPAPAMADAPQVADVPFDHSKYEQVSDAEALRVWLDRIYEVGYVAVDTETTGLNEMTAELVGVSLAVEAGQACYIPLTHKASRSDDLFGSDDLAPGQMPIEEALQLLTPMLEDPAILKIGQNMKYDGKIFAQLGITVAPIDDTMLMSYAMHAGLHGHGMDTLSERYLGHTPLPIKPLLGSGKSAVTFDKVPMEDAVPYAAEDADVTLRLWKLFKPQLHRAEVTKVYETLERPLVPVLAQMERSGILVDRDTLSRMSNAFAQKMAGLEADIHELAGETFNVGSPAQLGEILFGKMGLEGGKKGKTGKYSTGADVLEDLATEHDLARRVLDWRQLSKLKSTYTDALQDHVNAETGRVHTCYSIAGAATGRLASTDPNLQNIPIRSEEGRRIREAFVAPEGKVLVALDYSQIELRILAHIAQIDALKEAFERGDDIHAMTASEMFDVPMDQMTPEIRRNAKAINFGVIYGISGFGLARNLRIPRAEAQGFIDRYFERFPGIRTYMDDTKAFAKEHGFVQTLFGRKINTPNIGAKGPQAGFAARAAINAPIQGTAADVIRRAMVRMPEAIADLPATMLLQVHDELLFEVEKGAEDALIAAAREVMENANDPVVKLDVKLIVDAGVGANWAEAH
- a CDS encoding YdeI/OmpD-associated family protein, which codes for MEHIDLPEDLAQALEETGARAGWDGYSDELRTDALAWIDAARTTTARSKRVDDVARFAGKGLPPTPFQ
- a CDS encoding DUF4159 domain-containing protein; translation: MSVFGGIGFTAPWLLLALLALPILWLILRAVPPAPIRRRFPGVALLLGLADDESTTDRTPWWLLLLRMLAVAAIIVGLAGPVLNPQAEAEQGSGPLLMVLDGSWAGASGWDRQLAAVDAQLTRTGRAERTVGILTLTDPQVPTFQSADAWRSRLAGLTPAPWQPAPANITRATEIMADLPAFDTMWFSDDLDYPGRDDLRAALQSKGAVEVHQSASNVIGIAPAVYQDGAIDLTLRRAIPGPEREAVVQAHGRDPAGNARVLATANASFEAGATEATTSLSLPAELRARLTSFDIAGQRSAGARTLVDDGLRRREVALIGGRGAQEGLQLLSPLHYIEQALAPSADLIDGTLSDVLPANPDVIVLADVATLSPAEAEPLQEWIDAGGVLIRFAGPRIAASDVSRIDEDPLMPVRLRAGGRSVGGAMSWGEPKALAPFRNGSPFFGLPVPEDVTVSAQVVAQPDPTLADRVIASLSDGTPLVTRKAVGQGQIVLFHVTATAEWSTLPLSGLFVQMMERLAVSSGASTPEAGSLEGTTWTPLRVMDGFGTLSDAGNLPGVAGPDLISAPAGPALPPGIYGSEDRRLARNVLTAETTLTPATWPSDVPLRGLALPPEQPLAGALLSLAILLLVADVLASLALSGLLLRRSAGTLALILGLGLPQMGDAQETDPESFAVRSASEVTLAHVLTGNSDVDEVARAGLTGLSDTLYFRTTVEPALPTGVDLEQDELAFFPILYWPVTPDQPQPSTEAYGKLNDYLRSGGLILFDTRDADIASYGAASPNGRKLQELAAPLDIPPLEPLPSDHVLTRTFYLLQDYPGRYTSRDVWVEAAPPDAERIEGMPFRNLNDGVTPVVIGGNDWAAAWAVRRDGAPLLPIGRGYAGERQRELAYRFGVNLVMHVLTGNYKSDQVHVPALLDRLGQ